A genomic region of Daphnia carinata strain CSIRO-1 chromosome 5, CSIRO_AGI_Dcar_HiC_V3, whole genome shotgun sequence contains the following coding sequences:
- the LOC130703040 gene encoding uncharacterized protein LOC130703040 — MSKTHVTPVKGLTIPRLELQPAVEGLNLALTICRELEIDLRGIDPKDVDELACFHRGPPFLNLDPAEWYTWEEIMEPEERDEYVIRVLAVKTEDENHVIDRCVTRFSSLVKLQRVLAWSKRFADNARAKLRDEKPIVGELTVEEMVTSLTKCIVRAQELAFAEEFYALRKNLKLPLRSKLRTFQPFLDEVGQMRIGGRILQAPIDYAAKHPIILPASQLLTKKIIWDHHFRNMHVKTERFLTDLRSRYWILSGRKVVKSVLNNCWPCKRTSAKPSPPLMASLPVHRLTPHLPAFTYTGIDYFGPLTVRVGGRGRRHEKRWVSLFTCFTTRAVHLEVANGLSMEEFLLCFSRFVSLRGKPKVVYSDNGTNFVAAEQELRQALQELVAKHEELQTLMACQQIEWHFSPPGPHFGGVWERIVQSCKRAMKTSIGNCLVTDQVLRTVIAEVAALLNARPLTHLSMDPEDPDPLTPNHFLYGGARPYLPLQLAEVEDMNVTNKQFQQSQAILQHFWNRWLRE; from the exons ATGTCGAAAACGCACGTCACCCCGGTAaaaggtctcacgattccCCGTTTGGAGTTACAGCCGGCAGTAGAAGGCCTCAACCTTGCTCTCACGATTTGTCGTGAGCTGGAAATTGATTTGAG GGGTATCGACCCAAAAGATGTCGACGAATTGGCCTGTTTCCACCGAGGACCTCCGTTCCTGAATTTGGATCCGGCAGAATGGTACACCTGGGAAGAAATCATGGAGCCTGAGGAACGAGACGAGTACGTTATTCGCGTCTTGGCAGTCAAAACTGAAGATGAGAACCATGTCATCGACCGATGCGTCACACGTTTTTCCAGCCTGGTGAAACTTCAACGAGTACTGGCCTGGAGTAAAAGATTTGCCGACAACGCTAGAGCAAAACTACGTGATGAAAAACCAATTGTCGGAGAGCTGacagtagaagaaatggtaacatcGCTGACAAAATGCATCGTACGCGCTCAAGAATTGGCCTTCGCTGAAGAATTTtacgcccttcgcaagaatctgaaactaccactcagatcaaaacTTCGCACTTTCCAGCCCTTCCTGGATGAAGTCGGACAGATGCGAATTggcggacgtatacttcaAGCGCCAATCGACTATGCAGCTAAACACCCCATAATTCTGCCAGCATCTCAACTTCTAACGAAAAAGATAATTTGGGATCACCACTTTAGAAACATGCACGTCAAGACAGAGAGATTCCTGACAGACCTCCGCTCTCGCTACTGGATACTTTCTGGACGTAAAGTGGTAAAATCTGTCCTCAACAACTGCTGGCCCTGCAAGCGTACGTCGGCAAAACCCAGCCCGCCGTTAATGGCTTCCCTTCCAGTACATCGTTTAACGCCTCATCTACCCGCGTTCACTTACACAGGGATCGATTACTTTGGTCCTTTGACCGTAAGAGTTGGTGGTCGGGGAAGAAGACACGAAAAGCGTTGGGTCAGCCTATTTACGTGCTTCACCACTAGAGCAGTTCACCTGGAAGTGGCCAACGGGCTCAGTATGGAGGAGTTTTTACtctgcttctcccgttttgttaGCCTACGTGGAAAACCCAAGGTCGTTTACAGCGACAATGGGACAAACTTTGTCGCCGCCGAGCAAGAGTTACGACAAGCCCTACAAGAACTTGTTGCCAAGCACGAAGAACTTCAGACGTTAATGGCTTGTCAACAAATTGAGTGGCATTTCTCTCCACCCGGGCCCCACTTCGGTggtgtttgggaaaggatCGTACAATCCTGCAAACGGGCAATGAAGACAAGCATCGGAAATTGTCTAGTCACGGATCAAGTGCTACGGACTGTAATTGCTGAAGTAGCAGCTTTATTAAATGCTCGGCCGCTAACACATCTTAGTATGGACCCAGAAGACCCAGATCCGTTAACCCCAAACCACTTTCTATACGGTGGAGCTCGGCCATACTTGCCCCTACAGTTGGCTGAAGTGGAAGACAtgaacgtaaccaacaagCAGTTTCAGCAAAGTCAAGCCATCCTTCAGCACTTTTGGAacagatggctacgtgaatag